A genomic window from Erpetoichthys calabaricus chromosome 17, fErpCal1.3, whole genome shotgun sequence includes:
- the LOC114667565 gene encoding rho GTPase-activating protein SYDE1 isoform X1: protein MAEPLLRRTLSRLRGKEKCRRKTEPKAGDAVAKSEADGGSLEEGMCKRGTPITVSKKQNWARLPPACSIPSAACLSGSGSRTSEWDCYYEKGLQCDSAGGNVDSNPGLAKSLAVNAGAGQQEKSPSVPGIPELHRPALGFSDSAASPCGNKITGQGAYLQSLDRSSRAWVLSSGKPEEATRHPVGSASDGRQRADGESKGDIWYNPIPEEEGPHLHRSTREYGDPWKLREGEDLPELPRPPESHRAAKYSRAHGSNTLCADLHPTADSSPAATSIEPSGPEATGARRSESSDAVAHGASSTTVSSDSPGAQKKTGMMDRIKSPGTVRRLSLKMKKLPELRRRLSLRSSRTRQGPDTGDGTSPTNARKESGNVISRYHLDTSVSARDRPHRHRGSSRRGKSAGKGGYLSDGDSPELLTKHGGDGGGGSEKNATSKPDPATFRPYSLADQPRCAQRVSGLINVHLFGVEEVKSPRVDSKEVFCAIQVDGVTRARTALLTCRGSFLSLNHTFNLELENAQLLKLVVFSWDSSSSRNRVCCLGAVTIPPLFRGSRSQQLAVKLEPRGLLYVKMTLVEQWDAPARVSNQEPRVFGVELQQLVEKEASRIKVPLLIQKSVAEIEKRGLKVVGLYRLCGSAAVKKELRDAFERDSVAVTLSEELYPDINVVTGILKDYLRELPSPLITRTLYEVVLDAMNKRPLRSNSSMRDPQRSAQTVQLLNCLPDPEKATLTMLLDHLSLVASYSDANRMTSQNLAVCFGPVLLTPGQEPGVRSFAHCEEIASAVDFKRHIEALHYMLQLWPLPRSSHLVPRAESPRRLQRPVLHLDLSKAPVVSRRGKGRIESPPCNRYAGDWSVCGRDILARPEVDYDEVAGTDSDEEEGRKSGRSAQPSLWSPPATLYVDDFPLDPKDVDIEAPFTTRLSLKDFDKLISDLERELGKKINICL from the exons aTGCGGTGGCAAAATCCGAAGCGGACGGTGGCAGTCTGGAGGAGGGCATGTGCAAGAGGGGAACGCCCATCACCGTGTCCAAGAAGCAGAACTGGGCCCGTCTCCCTCCAGCCTGCAGCATCCCCAGCGCCGCCTGCCTGTCGGGATCGGGTTCAAGGACGTCCGAGTGGGACTGCTACTACGAGAAAGGACTCCAGTGCGACTCGGCTGGCGGGAACGTGGATTCAAATCCGGGACTGGCAAAGAGTTTGGCTGTAAACGCAGGCGCTGGCCAGCAGGAGAAGAGCCCTTCAGTCCCCGGCATTCCAGAACTCCACCGGCCGGCTTTGGGATTCTCGGACTCTGCTGCATCGCCATGTGGGAACAAGATAACTGGCCAGGGGGCCTACTTGCAGAGcttggacagaagcagccgaGCTTGGGTGCTGTCCTCGGGAAAACCGGAAGAAGCCACCCGACATCCTGTCGGCTCTGCGTCTGATGGCCGGCAGAGAGCAGATGGTGAGAGCAAGGGAGACATTTGGTACAACCCCATCCCGGAAGAGGAAGGTCCTCACTTACACAGGTCCACCAGGGAGTATGGGGATCCCTGGAAACTGCGAGAAGGGGAAGACCTCCCCGAGCTACCGAGACCTCCCGAAAGTCACAGAGCTGCCAAATATTCCAGAGCACATGGAAGCAACACACTCTGTGCTGACCTTCATCCAACTGCTGATTCCTCACCAGCAGCAACCAGCATTGAGCCCTCGGGTCCCGAGGCCACAGGAGCCAGGAGGAGCGAGAGTTCAG ACGCCGTGGCACATGGCGCCAGTTCTACCACAGTGTCCTCCGACAGCCCAGGTGCCCAGAAGAAAACCGGCATGATGGACCGCATCAAGTCACCCGGAACAGTCCGCCGGCTCTCCTTGAAAATGAAGAAGCTACCAGAGCTACGCAGGAGGCTCAGTTTGCGCTCCTCCAGGACACGGCAAGGCCCCGACACTGGGGACGGCACGTCACCGACCAACGCACGCAAAGAGTCTGGCAACGTCATCAGCCGCTACCATCTGGACACCAGCGTCTCGGCCCGGGATCGACCTCACCGGCACAGGGGCTCCTCCAGGAGAGGCAAATCTGCCGGAAAAGGTGGATACCTGAGTGACGGGGACTCTCCAGAACTCTTAACAAAGCACGGCGGGGACGGCGGAGGTGGCTCGGAGAAGAATGCCACCAGTAAACCTGACCCGGCCACTTTCAGGCCATACAGCCTGGCTGATCAGCCGCGTTGTGCCCAGCGGGTGTCTGGCCTCATAAACGTCCATCTCTTCGGTGTGGAAGAGGTCAAGTCTCCCCGGGTGGACTCCAAGGAGGTGTTCTGTGCCATCCAGGTGGATGGGGTGACCAGGGCACGCACTGCCCTTCTGACCTGCAGGGGCTCGTTCCTCAGTCTCAACCACACGTTCAACCTGGAGTTGGAGAACGCCCAGCTCCTCAAGTTGGTGGTCTTCTCCTGGGACTCCAGCTCCAGTCGTAATCGAGTCTGCTGCCTGGGGGCTGTGACGATCCCCCCACTTTTCCGAG GGTCACGCTCACAGCAGCTGGCAGTGAAGCTGGAACCTCGCGGGCTCCTCTACGTGAAAATGACCCTGGTGGAACAGTGGGACGCGCCAGCCAGGGTGAGCAACCAGGAGCCCCGTGTCTTTGGGGTGGAGCTGCAGCAGCTGGTGGAGAAAGAGGCCAGCAGGATCAAGGTGCCCCTACTAATACAGAAGAGCGTGGCAGAGATCGAGAAACGGGGACTCAAG GTGGTGGGTTTGTACCGACTGTGTGGCTCGGCGGCCGTCAAGAAGGAGCTGCGGGACGCATTTGAGAGGGACAGCGTGGCCGTCACCCTTTCAGAAGAGCTGTACCCCGATATCAATGTCGTGACAG GCATCCTGAAGGATTACCTCCGAGAGCTGCCGTCTCCGCTCATCACCAGGACTCTGTATGAGGTGGTCCTGGATGCCATGAACAAGCGGCCCCTGAGGAGCAACTCCAGCATGCGAGACCCCCAGCGCTCTGCACAGACCGTCCAGCTGCTCAACTGCCTGCCTGACCCGGAAAAA GCCACACTGACCATGCTGCTGGATCACCTAAGCCTGGTAGCTTCATACAGTGATGCCAACAGGATGACCTCTCAGAACCTGGCGGTGTGCTTTGGGCCAGTCCTGCTCACTCCAGGGCAGGAGCCGGGAGTCCGAAGCTTTGCCCACTGTGAGGAGATCGCCAGTGCGGTGGACTTCAAGCGGCACATCGAAGCTCTGCATTACATGTTGCAGCTCTGGCCAC TTCCTCGAAGTTCCCACCTGGTCCCCCGGGCAGAGTCCCCTCGCCGTCTTCAGAGGCCGGTGCTGCATCTTGACCTGTCAAAGGCCCCAGTGGTGTCCCGGAGAGGCAAGGGTCGCATTGAAAGCCCACCTTGTAACCGCTATGCCGGCGACTGGAGCGTCTGTGGGAGGGACATCTTGGCCAGGCCCGAGGTGGACTACGACGAGGTGGCAGGAACCGACAGTGATGAGGAGGAGGGGAGGAAGAGCGGCCGCTCTGCACAGCCGAGCCTATGGAGCCCACCGGCCACACTCTATGTGGATGACTTCCCTCTGGACCCCAAAGATGTGGACATTGAGGCCCCGTTCACCACCAGGCTGAGCCTGAAAGACTTCGACAAGCTGATCTCTGACCTCGAGCGGGAGCTCGGCAAGAAGATCAACATCTGCCTATGA
- the LOC114667565 gene encoding rho GTPase-activating protein SYDE1 isoform X2, with protein sequence MAEPLLRRTLSRLRGKEKCRRKTEPKAGDAVAKSEADGGSLEEGMCKRGTPITVSKKQNWARLPPACSIPSAACLSGSGSRTSEWDCYYEKGLQCDSAGGNVDSNPGLAKSLAVNAGAGQQEKSPSVPGIPELHRPALGFSDSAASPCGNKITGQGAYLQSLDRSSRAWVLSSGKPEEATRHPVGSASDGRQRADDAVAHGASSTTVSSDSPGAQKKTGMMDRIKSPGTVRRLSLKMKKLPELRRRLSLRSSRTRQGPDTGDGTSPTNARKESGNVISRYHLDTSVSARDRPHRHRGSSRRGKSAGKGGYLSDGDSPELLTKHGGDGGGGSEKNATSKPDPATFRPYSLADQPRCAQRVSGLINVHLFGVEEVKSPRVDSKEVFCAIQVDGVTRARTALLTCRGSFLSLNHTFNLELENAQLLKLVVFSWDSSSSRNRVCCLGAVTIPPLFRGSRSQQLAVKLEPRGLLYVKMTLVEQWDAPARVSNQEPRVFGVELQQLVEKEASRIKVPLLIQKSVAEIEKRGLKVVGLYRLCGSAAVKKELRDAFERDSVAVTLSEELYPDINVVTGILKDYLRELPSPLITRTLYEVVLDAMNKRPLRSNSSMRDPQRSAQTVQLLNCLPDPEKATLTMLLDHLSLVASYSDANRMTSQNLAVCFGPVLLTPGQEPGVRSFAHCEEIASAVDFKRHIEALHYMLQLWPLPRSSHLVPRAESPRRLQRPVLHLDLSKAPVVSRRGKGRIESPPCNRYAGDWSVCGRDILARPEVDYDEVAGTDSDEEEGRKSGRSAQPSLWSPPATLYVDDFPLDPKDVDIEAPFTTRLSLKDFDKLISDLERELGKKINICL encoded by the exons aTGCGGTGGCAAAATCCGAAGCGGACGGTGGCAGTCTGGAGGAGGGCATGTGCAAGAGGGGAACGCCCATCACCGTGTCCAAGAAGCAGAACTGGGCCCGTCTCCCTCCAGCCTGCAGCATCCCCAGCGCCGCCTGCCTGTCGGGATCGGGTTCAAGGACGTCCGAGTGGGACTGCTACTACGAGAAAGGACTCCAGTGCGACTCGGCTGGCGGGAACGTGGATTCAAATCCGGGACTGGCAAAGAGTTTGGCTGTAAACGCAGGCGCTGGCCAGCAGGAGAAGAGCCCTTCAGTCCCCGGCATTCCAGAACTCCACCGGCCGGCTTTGGGATTCTCGGACTCTGCTGCATCGCCATGTGGGAACAAGATAACTGGCCAGGGGGCCTACTTGCAGAGcttggacagaagcagccgaGCTTGGGTGCTGTCCTCGGGAAAACCGGAAGAAGCCACCCGACATCCTGTCGGCTCTGCGTCTGATGGCCGGCAGAGAGCAGATG ACGCCGTGGCACATGGCGCCAGTTCTACCACAGTGTCCTCCGACAGCCCAGGTGCCCAGAAGAAAACCGGCATGATGGACCGCATCAAGTCACCCGGAACAGTCCGCCGGCTCTCCTTGAAAATGAAGAAGCTACCAGAGCTACGCAGGAGGCTCAGTTTGCGCTCCTCCAGGACACGGCAAGGCCCCGACACTGGGGACGGCACGTCACCGACCAACGCACGCAAAGAGTCTGGCAACGTCATCAGCCGCTACCATCTGGACACCAGCGTCTCGGCCCGGGATCGACCTCACCGGCACAGGGGCTCCTCCAGGAGAGGCAAATCTGCCGGAAAAGGTGGATACCTGAGTGACGGGGACTCTCCAGAACTCTTAACAAAGCACGGCGGGGACGGCGGAGGTGGCTCGGAGAAGAATGCCACCAGTAAACCTGACCCGGCCACTTTCAGGCCATACAGCCTGGCTGATCAGCCGCGTTGTGCCCAGCGGGTGTCTGGCCTCATAAACGTCCATCTCTTCGGTGTGGAAGAGGTCAAGTCTCCCCGGGTGGACTCCAAGGAGGTGTTCTGTGCCATCCAGGTGGATGGGGTGACCAGGGCACGCACTGCCCTTCTGACCTGCAGGGGCTCGTTCCTCAGTCTCAACCACACGTTCAACCTGGAGTTGGAGAACGCCCAGCTCCTCAAGTTGGTGGTCTTCTCCTGGGACTCCAGCTCCAGTCGTAATCGAGTCTGCTGCCTGGGGGCTGTGACGATCCCCCCACTTTTCCGAG GGTCACGCTCACAGCAGCTGGCAGTGAAGCTGGAACCTCGCGGGCTCCTCTACGTGAAAATGACCCTGGTGGAACAGTGGGACGCGCCAGCCAGGGTGAGCAACCAGGAGCCCCGTGTCTTTGGGGTGGAGCTGCAGCAGCTGGTGGAGAAAGAGGCCAGCAGGATCAAGGTGCCCCTACTAATACAGAAGAGCGTGGCAGAGATCGAGAAACGGGGACTCAAG GTGGTGGGTTTGTACCGACTGTGTGGCTCGGCGGCCGTCAAGAAGGAGCTGCGGGACGCATTTGAGAGGGACAGCGTGGCCGTCACCCTTTCAGAAGAGCTGTACCCCGATATCAATGTCGTGACAG GCATCCTGAAGGATTACCTCCGAGAGCTGCCGTCTCCGCTCATCACCAGGACTCTGTATGAGGTGGTCCTGGATGCCATGAACAAGCGGCCCCTGAGGAGCAACTCCAGCATGCGAGACCCCCAGCGCTCTGCACAGACCGTCCAGCTGCTCAACTGCCTGCCTGACCCGGAAAAA GCCACACTGACCATGCTGCTGGATCACCTAAGCCTGGTAGCTTCATACAGTGATGCCAACAGGATGACCTCTCAGAACCTGGCGGTGTGCTTTGGGCCAGTCCTGCTCACTCCAGGGCAGGAGCCGGGAGTCCGAAGCTTTGCCCACTGTGAGGAGATCGCCAGTGCGGTGGACTTCAAGCGGCACATCGAAGCTCTGCATTACATGTTGCAGCTCTGGCCAC TTCCTCGAAGTTCCCACCTGGTCCCCCGGGCAGAGTCCCCTCGCCGTCTTCAGAGGCCGGTGCTGCATCTTGACCTGTCAAAGGCCCCAGTGGTGTCCCGGAGAGGCAAGGGTCGCATTGAAAGCCCACCTTGTAACCGCTATGCCGGCGACTGGAGCGTCTGTGGGAGGGACATCTTGGCCAGGCCCGAGGTGGACTACGACGAGGTGGCAGGAACCGACAGTGATGAGGAGGAGGGGAGGAAGAGCGGCCGCTCTGCACAGCCGAGCCTATGGAGCCCACCGGCCACACTCTATGTGGATGACTTCCCTCTGGACCCCAAAGATGTGGACATTGAGGCCCCGTTCACCACCAGGCTGAGCCTGAAAGACTTCGACAAGCTGATCTCTGACCTCGAGCGGGAGCTCGGCAAGAAGATCAACATCTGCCTATGA